Genomic window (Vibrio coralliirubri):
TACAGACATTAGACATAGGTAAAGTTTCTTCTTCAGGTCGTGAAGTGAAACCTTAACATCTTCGCCGTTGATGTTGTGGTTGCCTTCACCGTAGCGGTGGTAGTCAGCCGTCAGCTTGATTAGGTCGTCGTAGTAGAAAGCGATGTCTTTAGCACGCTTTAGAATCTCTTCGTTTTCAACGATGTCGTCGAATACTACGCCTGGATCATTCACGATGTTACGGATGATGTGCGTGTAAGAACGAGAGTGAATCGTTTCAGAGAAAGACCAAGTCTCAATCCAAGTTTCTACTTCTGGTAGAGATACCAATGGAAGTAGGGCAACGTTAGGGCTGCGGCCTTGGATTGAATCTAGAAGCGTTTGGTACTTCAAGTTAGAGATGAAGATGTGCTTTTCATGCTCAGGAAGTTTGTTGTAGTCGATACGGTCGCTAGACACGTCTACTTCTTCAGGACGCCAGAAGAAAGAAAGCTGCTTCTCGATAAGCTTTTCGAAGATTTCGAATTTTTGTTGGTCGTAACGTGCAACGTTTACCGACTGACCCAAGAACATTGGTTCTTTTAGTTGGTCATTTTTTTGCTGAGAAAAAGTACTGTAAGCCATAAATGCCTCAAATCCTTTAAAGACCCGTAATAAAACGGACCCTGTTAATGCTTTAAACCCAGAGAAGATAACTCTTCTCTGGGGTCTTAATGTTTATTACGGTTTAGATCTTACAACCGCCGCCTTCACAATCTTCTTCCGGCACTTGAACTGCATCGCCTTGGTCGTCTTTAGCACCATCACGAGTGTTATGGTAATAAAGCGTCTTAACACCGTACTTGTACGCTGTTAGTAGGTCTTGAAGCAGCTTCTTCATTGGTACTTTACCGCTGTCGTAAACACTTGGATCATAGTTAGTGTTTGCAGAGATAGCTTGGTCAACGAATTTTTGCATGATACCCACTAGGTGTAGGTAACCGTCGTTAGAACCAATGTTCCAAAGTAGCTCGTAGTTCTCTTTAAGATTTAGGAAATCTGGAACCACTTGCTTAAGGATGCCGTCTTTCGATGCTTTCACTGATACGTAACCACGTGGTGGCTCGATACCGTTAGTCGCGTTCGAGATTTGAGACGAAGTCTCAGAAGGCATAAGCGCTGTTAGCGTAGAGTTACGCAGACCGTGCTCCATGATCTCTTCACGTAGAGAATCCCAATCGTAGTGCAGTGGCTCTTCACATACTAAGTCGATATCTTTTTTGTAAGTATCGATTGGTAGTAGGCCTTTCGCGTAGTTGGTCTCGTGGAAAGATGGGCAACGACCTTGCTCTTTCGCTAGTTCAACAGATGCTTTTAGCAAGTGGTATTGAATTGCTTCAAAAGTACGGTGAGTCAGGCCATTTGCACTGCCATCAGAGTACTTAACACCATTCTTCGCTAGGTAGTATGCGTAGTTGATTACACCCACACCTAAAGTACGACGGTTCATTGTCGACTTGTATGCAGCTGGAAGCGGGTAATCTTGGTAATCAAGCAGTGCATCTAGAGCACGAACAACCAGTTCAGAAAGCTCTGCTAGGTCGTCCAGTTCATTGATTGCGCCAAGGTTGAATGCTGAAAGCGTACACAGTGCAATTTCGCCTTCGTC
Coding sequences:
- the nrdB gene encoding class Ia ribonucleoside-diphosphate reductase subunit beta yields the protein MAYSTFSQQKNDQLKEPMFLGQSVNVARYDQQKFEIFEKLIEKQLSFFWRPEEVDVSSDRIDYNKLPEHEKHIFISNLKYQTLLDSIQGRSPNVALLPLVSLPEVETWIETWSFSETIHSRSYTHIIRNIVNDPGVVFDDIVENEEILKRAKDIAFYYDDLIKLTADYHRYGEGNHNINGEDVKVSLHDLKKKLYLCLMSVNALEAIRFYVSFACSFAFAERELMEGNAKIIKLIARDEALHLTGTQHMINLLRNGQDDFEFMQIAEECKQECFDLFKEAAEQEKEWAEYLFKDGSMIGLNKDILCQYVEYITNIRMQAVGLGTAYPAATSNPIPWINAWLSSDNVQVAPQEAEISSYLVGQIDNEVKADDFEGFEL